A stretch of Caenorhabditis elegans chromosome IV DNA encodes these proteins:
- the cyc-2.1 gene encoding Cytochrome c 2.1 (Confirmed by transcript evidence), giving the protein MSDIPAGDYEKGKKVYKQRCLQCHVVDSTATKTGPTLHGVIGRTSGTVSGFDYSAANKNKGVVWTRETLFEYLLNPKKYIPGTKMVFAGLKKADERADLIKYIEVESAKSL; this is encoded by the exons ATGTCCGATATCCCAGCTGGAGATTACGAAAAGGGAAAGAAGGTGTACAAGCAGAGATGCTTGCAGTGCCACGTCGTTGACTCGACCGCCACAAAGACCGGACCAACCCTCCACGGAGTTATCGGACGTACATCAGGAACTGTGTCTGGATTCGACTATTCCGCTGCTAACAAGAACAAG ggAGTCGTCTGGACCCGCGAGACCCTCTTCGAGTACCTCCTCAACCCAAAGAAGTACATCCCAGGAACCAAGATGGTGTTCGCTGGACTCAAGAAGGCTGACGAGCGTGCAGATCTCATCAAGTACATCGAGGTTGAATCCGCCAAGTCCCTCTAA
- the timm-17B.1 gene encoding putative mitochondrial import inner membrane translocase subunit tim-17B.1 (Confirmed by transcript evidence) has protein sequence MEEYTREPCPYRIGDDIGSAFAMGLVGGSIFQAFGGYKNAAKGKKLVGMMREVRMRSTLTGVQFAAWGGMFSTIDCCLVAIRKKEDPINSIVSGGLTGALLAIRSGPKVMAGSAILGSVILAMIEGVGLVTTRWMGAMMDPTQPPPEALDDPRSLGQKSQAEPGLDQTRPFGIPTGLPNLS, from the exons ATGGAAGAGTACACCAGAGAGCCATG cccATATCGTATCGGAGATGATATTGGATCGGCGTTTGCGATGGGTCTCGTTGGAGGATCCATTTTCCAAGCTTTTGGAGGATATAAAAATGCGGCGAAAGGAAAGAAATTg GTTGGGATGATGCGAGAAGTACGAATGAGAAGCACATTAACAGGAGTTCAGTTTGCCGCTTGGGGAGGAATGTTCAGTACAATCGATTGTTGTCTTGTCGCCATCCGCAAGAAGGAAGACCCCATCAACTCTATTGTTTCTGGAGGATTGACTGGAGCTCTTTTGGCGATCCGTTCAGGACCAAAG gtGATGGCAGGAAGTGCGATTCTTGGCTCTGTAATTCTGGCTATGATCGAAGGAGTCGGATTGGTGACCACCCGCTGGATGGGAGCAATGATGGATCCAACACAGCCGCCG CCAGAAGCTCTCGACGATCCACGCAGTCTGGGACAAAAGAGTCAAGCAGAACCAGGACTCGACCAAACGAGACCCTTCGGAATTCCAACTGGATTACCAAATCTGTCCTAA
- the rpl-18A gene encoding Large ribosomal subunit protein eL20 (Confirmed by transcript evidence), with the protein MPTKALGETLNEYVVVGRKIPTEKEPVTPIWKMQIFATNHVIAKSRFWYFVSMLRRVKKANGEILSIKQVFEKNPGTVKNYGVWLKYDSRTGHHNMYREYRDTTVAGAVTQCYRDMGARHRAQADRIHILKVQTVKAEDTKRAGIKMFHDAKIRFPLPHRVTKRKNLSVFTTARQNTHFA; encoded by the exons ATGCCAACCAAGGCTCTTGGAGAGACTCTTAATGAGTACGTCGTCGTCGGACGCAAAATCCCAACAGAGAAGGAGCCAGTGACTCCAATCTGGAAGATGCAAATCTTCGCCACCAACCACGTCATCGCCAAGTCTCGTTTCTGGTACTTCGTCTCTATGCTCCGTCGTGTGAAGAAGGCCAACGGAGAGATCCTTTCGATCAAGCAG gtgttcGAGAAGAACCCAGGAACCGTCAAGAACTACGGAGTCTGGCTCAAGTACGATTCCCGTACCGGACACCACAACATGTACCGTGAGTACCGTGACACCACCGTTGCCGGAGCCGTCACCCAGTGCTACCGTGACATGGGAGCTCGTCATCGTGCCCAAGCTGACCGCATCCACATCCTCAAGGTCCAAACCGTCAAGGCCGAAGACACCAAGCGTGCCGGAATCAAGATGTTCCACGACGCCAAGATCAGATTCCCACTCCCACATCGCGTCACCAAGAGAAAGAACCTCAGCGTCTTCACAACCGCTCGCCAAAACACCCACTTCGCCTAA
- the tctn-1 gene encoding Tectonic domain-containing protein (Confirmed by transcript evidence): MGTNAPRNRNELFVMHLLGFIFLLTYCSADTPEVCYPSVVRHRIDSIFPTSRLFCVSKQNDDLEYGDVEIVNGEEQWNEFSKSRWQQDESDSQENLELLHFGSSRAVRLFKFPAAISASDFCTGTQNVITKRNMTVKCKPLATTDILSHCSENEFLNAQALFGNGDFVERTENETIAIPRLSTAQFIAPVWNNSMCYGVLKSANIIFRMNGIKTNSVEIDAQYDSLPGNVDNNWFEQTFSVYWIPLVVASEIETNQTVVGYKAGEQTYRVKGSIPVPFAVPTLGNCYSGSIAPSPVFFLRSMSSVCTISTINCEDARAKARAFYEQVYPSVLVSSPSEDAHPASVGRVNVTWEELSPSTISCRLPVSSLLQIYYSKQGSTKNYREVIIAGNSQLLLDDVPYLSGQEIRMPISISFTEVTPPPKNIFSALPYVDIRLPHDFFYPFMSTSNYSASLNYSQCIFIIFIIYILK; encoded by the exons ATGGGCACCAATGCACCAAGAAATCGGAACGAGCTTTTTGTCATGCATCTTCttggatttatttttcttttaacttATTGTTCGGCTGATACTCCAGAGGTTTGTTATCCGTCAGTTGTTCGGCACCGGATTGATTCGATATTTCCAACTTCTCGTTTGTTCTGCGTCTCCAAGCAAAATG atgATTTGGAATATGGTGACGTGGAAATTGTGAATGGCGAAGAGCAATGgaacgaattttcaaaatctagatGGCAGCAAGATGAATCTGATTCACAAGAAAAT ttagaaCTCTTACATTTCGGAAGTTCAAGAGCCGTTCGcctattcaaatttcccgctgcAATTTCAGCATCCGATTTCTGTACTGGAACTCAAAATGTGATAACGAAAAGGAATATGACAGTAAAGTGCAAGCCTCTCGCCACCACTGATATTTTGTCTCATTGTTCCGAAAATGAGTTTCTCAATGCTCAGGCTCTGTTTGGAAACGGCGATTTTGTAGAACGAACCGAAAATGAGACGATTGCGATTCCAAGGCTCAGCACCGCCCAATTTATAGCTCCAGTTTGGAATAATTCAATGTGTTATGGAGTTTTGAAATCTGCAAATATTATATTCCGAATGAATGGGATAAAAACGAATTCCGTTGAGATTGATGCCCAATATGATAGTCTTCCTGGAAATGTAGATAATAATTGGTTCGAGCagacattttcagtttattgGATTCCGCTTGTGGTTGCCAGTGAGATAGAGACAAATCAGACTGTTGTAGGATATAAAGCTGGGGAGCAAACTTATAGGGTTAAAG gttCTATTCCCGTTCCATTCGCTGTTCCAACACTAGGCAACTGCTATTCTGGATCTATTGCACCATCTCCTGTGTTCTTCCTTCGATCGATGTCTTCTGTGTGCACGATTTCCACAATAAATTGCGAAGATGCTCGTGCAAAAGCGAGAGCATTCTACGAACAAGTTTATCCATCCGTACTTGTTTCATCGCCTTCAGAAGATGCACATCCAGCTTCCGTTGGGAGAGTTAATGTTACTTGGGAAGAa ctatCACCTTCCACAATATCCTGCCGTTTACCTGTGTCCTCGTTACTTCAAATCTACTATTCCAAGCAAggatctacaaaaaactatCGAGAGGTTATAATTGCAGGAAACTCACAGCTACTTTTAGATGAT gTTCCGTATCTTTCTGGCCAAGAAATTCGTATGCCAATCTCAATTTCATTCACAGAAGTCACACCACCTCCGAAgaacatattttcagctttaccTTACGTTGATATTCGACTACCTCACGACTTCTTCTATCCATTTATGAGCACTTCAAACTACTCTGCTAGCTTAAACTATTCACAAtgtatttttatcatttttataatCTATATtcttaaataa